A stretch of the Saccharolobus caldissimus genome encodes the following:
- a CDS encoding alkaline phosphatase family protein, producing the protein MDAILPDYYGENIYTLACTIAHYLGVKRQCLKELNVSLGNKIVLALFDGLGWNIFERAGIKMDAKKITSVFPSTTSTVLTTLFTALTPGEHGVLGYTTFVKRLGGIINTLRYTYPSIDERDSIKDAIPFSTSFPYVKSYLKEVPGDKKTVEIIPKGIENTEFTSATHGGAKESKTFVNFWDAFFQLSQTLQQDLYDFIYFYVPDVDTLAHKYGPYAEPTIQSARDLLTSIKIISEKYRKYTFLITADHGHVPVSQNILWNNDVDLLNLLDVPPYGDSRAIFLRSRYDVKTYLLRKYDNLIVFSKGDAEKLLGKINGYDIVPDYIVVPTDYKSYIFSFKQNDEYDKLKGHHGGLLPEEFEIPLVILNG; encoded by the coding sequence ATGGACGCAATACTACCAGATTACTATGGAGAAAATATTTACACATTAGCCTGCACTATTGCACATTATTTAGGAGTTAAAAGGCAGTGTTTAAAAGAGCTTAACGTCTCATTAGGCAACAAAATTGTTCTAGCCTTATTTGATGGGCTTGGTTGGAATATATTTGAAAGGGCTGGAATCAAAATGGACGCTAAAAAAATAACTTCCGTCTTTCCATCTACTACATCTACAGTGTTAACTACACTATTTACCGCATTAACCCCAGGAGAACATGGGGTATTAGGATATACTACATTTGTTAAAAGACTTGGTGGGATTATTAATACTTTACGATATACATATCCTTCTATCGATGAAAGGGATTCAATAAAGGACGCCATTCCTTTTTCTACATCTTTTCCCTACGTTAAGAGTTATCTAAAGGAGGTGCCAGGGGATAAAAAGACCGTAGAGATAATACCTAAGGGTATTGAAAACACAGAATTTACTTCTGCTACTCATGGAGGAGCTAAAGAGAGTAAAACTTTTGTTAATTTTTGGGATGCGTTTTTCCAGTTATCTCAAACTTTACAGCAGGATTTGTATGATTTCATATACTTTTACGTTCCAGATGTTGACACATTAGCACATAAATATGGACCTTATGCTGAGCCTACTATACAATCAGCTAGAGATTTACTCACTAGTATAAAGATAATTTCGGAAAAGTATAGAAAATATACTTTTTTAATTACGGCTGATCACGGACATGTGCCTGTCTCTCAAAACATTCTTTGGAATAACGATGTAGATTTACTTAATCTTCTTGATGTACCTCCCTATGGAGATTCTAGGGCTATTTTTCTCAGAAGTCGATACGATGTTAAGACATATCTCCTTAGAAAATATGACAATCTCATAGTATTTAGCAAAGGCGATGCGGAAAAACTTTTAGGTAAAATAAATGGTTACGACATTGTTCCAGATTACATTGTAGTTCCTACTGATTATAAGTCTTATATTTTCAGCTTTAAGCAGAATGATGAGTACGATAAGCTTAAAGGTCATCACGGTGGCTTATTGCCAGAGGAATTTGAAATTCCTTTGGTGATATTAAATGGTTGA
- a CDS encoding phytoene desaturase family protein: protein MIDVAIVGGGHNGLVTAAYLAKAGLKVAVFERREIVGGASVTEELWPGIKVSTGAYVLSLLRPKIINELQLKEFGLKIYLKDPALFVPFENGKKLYIWTSLEKTVKEISKFSQNDAKNYEKWVKFWDKFSELADLFMLNPPPSLSEAEDILKIIKGNIDEELGLAFLRTFVQDAKSLLDEYFETEEVKSALVEDAVVGTFASPSTPGTAYVMAHHVIGEVNGVKGAWGYVEGGMGGVTQALRKAAEYFGAEIHTNAEVDEILVKNDKVEGIKLKNGKIIKSKIVVSNADPKTTFLKLLKNAEIEEDFIKKIKALKNTGVSFKIVGYLDELPDFGNGKTLSPEHVASELIMPNVKYIEKAYDDARTLGYSKEPWLSINIQSSVDPTVAPPGKFSFSIFGQYVVYDNKRNDEIKDKIYEIAIDKIREYAPNFKPIKYEVLTPLDIERRFGISGGNIFHIDMTPDQLYFFRPVIGYSNYRTPIKGLYLCGSGTHPGGGVTGAPGYNAYIKIIEDLRSNAIG from the coding sequence ATGATAGATGTTGCCATAGTTGGCGGGGGACATAATGGCCTAGTAACTGCCGCATATTTAGCTAAAGCCGGCTTAAAGGTTGCTGTGTTTGAAAGAAGGGAGATAGTTGGAGGTGCTTCAGTAACTGAAGAATTATGGCCAGGAATTAAGGTATCTACTGGGGCATACGTACTAAGTCTTTTAAGACCAAAAATAATAAACGAATTACAACTAAAGGAGTTCGGATTAAAGATATATTTAAAAGATCCAGCATTATTTGTGCCATTTGAAAACGGCAAGAAATTATACATTTGGACTAGTCTAGAAAAAACAGTTAAAGAAATTTCAAAATTCTCTCAAAATGATGCAAAAAATTATGAGAAATGGGTGAAATTCTGGGATAAGTTTAGTGAGTTAGCAGATCTATTTATGCTTAATCCACCACCTTCTTTAAGCGAGGCTGAAGATATATTAAAAATAATTAAAGGAAACATAGATGAGGAATTAGGGTTAGCGTTTCTCAGAACATTTGTGCAAGACGCTAAATCGTTACTTGACGAGTATTTTGAAACAGAAGAAGTGAAGTCAGCCTTAGTAGAAGACGCAGTAGTAGGTACCTTCGCTTCACCTTCTACCCCTGGTACAGCGTATGTTATGGCTCATCATGTCATTGGAGAAGTCAATGGGGTTAAGGGGGCTTGGGGATATGTAGAAGGTGGCATGGGAGGTGTTACACAGGCTCTTAGAAAGGCTGCAGAATATTTTGGCGCTGAAATTCACACAAACGCTGAAGTTGATGAGATTTTAGTAAAAAATGACAAAGTAGAAGGGATAAAATTGAAAAATGGAAAAATAATTAAATCGAAAATAGTAGTATCTAATGCAGATCCGAAAACAACATTTCTAAAACTACTTAAAAACGCTGAAATTGAAGAAGATTTCATAAAAAAGATAAAAGCACTAAAAAATACTGGAGTCTCATTTAAAATTGTAGGATACTTAGATGAATTACCAGATTTCGGAAACGGGAAAACGCTCTCTCCAGAACACGTAGCTTCAGAATTGATTATGCCAAATGTAAAGTATATAGAAAAAGCATATGACGATGCCAGAACGTTAGGGTACTCTAAAGAACCTTGGCTTTCTATTAATATTCAGTCCTCCGTAGATCCGACAGTTGCCCCTCCAGGGAAGTTTTCTTTCTCAATTTTCGGACAATATGTAGTATATGATAATAAGAGAAACGATGAAATAAAGGATAAGATATACGAGATAGCTATAGATAAAATAAGAGAATACGCGCCTAATTTTAAGCCTATTAAATATGAGGTTTTAACTCCATTAGATATTGAAAGGAGATTTGGAATAAGCGGAGGAAACATTTTCCACATAGATATGACCCCAGATCAATTATACTTCTTTAGACCAGTAATAGGTTATAGCAATTATAGAACACCAATAAAAGGTCTTTACTTATGTGGATCTGGTACTCATCCAGGTGGCGGAGTAACCGGTGCTCCTGGTTATAATGCTTATATAAAAATTATAGAAGATCTAAGATCAAATGCTATCGGATAG
- a CDS encoding AAA family ATPase: MKIFGKSTAKFAYSDKALQLQNKSQKKKVEVEDKKITWNDIGGYEDVKKEIREYIELPLKNKEVALKYGLKPPKGILLFGPPGCGKTMMMRALANEAKLNFIYVNISDIMSKWYGESEARLRELFNNARKNSPCILFFDEIDTIGVKRESHTGDSVTPRLLSLMLSEIDGLHSDDGVIIVGSTNVPHLLDKALLRAGRFDKLIYIGPPDKEARKKILEIHCRGKPLADDVDFNKIAELTERYSGADLANLCQEAARRVAAEAIEKGVDRKITMADFIDLIKKYKPSITLQMIEDYEKFRLDFERRVRKGEEETETEDKLTLDDIGGYNEIKTELKELLELQLYHYKLLDQLKVPPIRGILLYGPPGVGKTMMAKALAKTLKVKLIALSGAEIMYRGYEGAIAAIKEVFNRARENKPAIILLDELDAIASKRSFKGSADASKIVNQLLTEMDGIRSLKEVVVIGTTNRLKAIDPALLRPGRFDKIIHMPLPNKEERLDILKKYIGSEECERVGCDTIAEQTEGYSGADLAALAREAKMRVLKSILRGEKDRTLTKEDLIEALKKIHPSVKKKMRKSSSSNLDHETK; the protein is encoded by the coding sequence ATGAAAATTTTCGGAAAGTCTACAGCGAAGTTTGCGTATTCCGATAAGGCGTTACAATTGCAAAACAAGTCTCAGAAAAAGAAGGTAGAGGTAGAGGATAAAAAAATTACTTGGAATGATATAGGTGGTTACGAGGATGTAAAGAAAGAAATAAGGGAATATATAGAATTACCATTAAAAAATAAGGAAGTAGCATTAAAATACGGATTAAAGCCACCTAAGGGAATACTGTTATTTGGCCCTCCAGGTTGTGGAAAAACGATGATGATGAGAGCGTTAGCCAATGAAGCCAAGTTAAACTTCATATATGTTAATATAAGTGATATAATGAGCAAATGGTACGGAGAAAGTGAAGCTAGATTAAGAGAGTTATTTAATAATGCAAGGAAAAATTCACCTTGTATACTATTCTTTGATGAAATTGACACAATAGGAGTAAAAAGAGAATCTCACACTGGAGATTCAGTGACACCTAGACTACTATCCCTAATGTTATCAGAAATTGATGGATTACACAGTGATGATGGAGTAATAATAGTAGGTTCTACTAATGTGCCCCACTTATTAGATAAGGCTTTACTAAGAGCAGGACGATTTGATAAACTAATTTATATAGGACCTCCAGATAAAGAGGCTAGAAAGAAAATCTTAGAGATTCATTGTAGAGGGAAACCTTTGGCTGATGACGTAGACTTTAATAAAATAGCTGAATTAACAGAAAGATATAGTGGAGCAGATCTAGCAAATTTATGCCAAGAAGCTGCGAGAAGAGTAGCCGCTGAGGCTATAGAAAAAGGTGTGGACAGAAAGATTACAATGGCAGATTTCATTGACCTAATAAAGAAGTACAAACCAAGTATTACCTTACAAATGATAGAAGACTACGAAAAGTTTAGATTAGACTTCGAGAGAAGAGTACGAAAAGGAGAAGAAGAGACTGAAACAGAAGACAAACTAACATTAGATGATATAGGAGGTTATAACGAGATAAAGACTGAATTAAAAGAGCTTTTGGAATTACAACTTTATCATTATAAATTATTAGATCAATTAAAAGTCCCTCCAATAAGGGGTATATTATTATATGGCCCACCTGGGGTTGGGAAAACAATGATGGCTAAGGCTTTGGCTAAAACACTGAAGGTTAAATTAATAGCATTAAGTGGCGCTGAGATAATGTATAGAGGATACGAGGGTGCTATAGCTGCCATAAAAGAGGTTTTCAATAGAGCTAGAGAGAATAAGCCTGCAATAATTTTACTTGACGAATTAGACGCGATCGCATCTAAAAGGAGTTTTAAGGGATCTGCGGACGCTTCAAAAATAGTTAACCAACTACTAACTGAAATGGACGGTATAAGAAGTTTAAAGGAAGTCGTTGTGATAGGAACTACTAACAGATTAAAAGCGATAGATCCAGCGTTACTAAGGCCTGGAAGATTTGATAAGATAATACACATGCCTTTACCTAATAAAGAGGAAAGATTAGATATCTTAAAGAAGTATATAGGGAGTGAGGAGTGTGAAAGAGTAGGGTGTGATACTATAGCTGAACAGACTGAAGGATATTCTGGTGCGGATTTAGCTGCGTTGGCTAGGGAAGCCAAAATGAGAGTATTAAAGAGTATATTAAGGGGAGAAAAAGATAGGACTTTAACTAAGGAAGACTTAATAGAAGCTCTTAAGAAGATACATCCTTCTGTTAAGAAAAAAATGAGAAAATCCTCTTCATCAAATCTTGATCATGAGACAAAATAA
- a CDS encoding inositol monophosphatase family protein, which yields MSELIISLNKIAIEVSKYINEIKDEKDLSKIIGIHSGDTTRLIDKRSEEYIFELLRNTGLKIRFVSEESGVINKENYDYTAVIDPLDGSTNFLLDVPWYSVSVALYDKNANGILDSVAGFVVHVPYNKVYSYDEKYAYINGEIFRAYDNSTLPKVILTYFDDRGLDKALKILGSVKGYKIRSLGSASLDMILVCTGKAYMFFDIRGKLRNVDVSASSNFCKHLNLIPTTLTGSKINSGIDDIYKIDEIILSHDQDLMKRIFSFFS from the coding sequence ATGAGCGAATTAATAATTTCTCTTAACAAAATTGCAATTGAGGTATCTAAATACATAAATGAGATAAAAGACGAAAAGGATTTAAGTAAAATTATAGGTATACATTCTGGAGACACTACTAGATTAATTGATAAAAGATCAGAGGAATACATTTTTGAATTACTTAGAAATACTGGATTAAAGATTAGATTTGTATCTGAAGAGTCTGGGGTAATTAACAAGGAGAATTATGATTATACCGCAGTAATTGACCCCTTAGATGGTAGTACTAATTTCCTTTTAGACGTTCCTTGGTATTCAGTTTCTGTAGCTTTATACGATAAAAACGCCAATGGAATTCTTGATTCAGTAGCTGGATTTGTAGTACACGTACCCTATAATAAAGTGTATAGTTATGATGAAAAATATGCCTATATTAACGGGGAGATTTTTAGAGCATATGATAATTCAACACTTCCTAAAGTTATATTAACTTATTTTGATGATAGAGGGTTAGATAAGGCATTAAAAATTTTAGGTAGCGTTAAGGGGTATAAAATTAGAAGTCTAGGTAGTGCTTCATTAGATATGATATTAGTATGCACGGGTAAGGCTTATATGTTCTTTGACATAAGGGGAAAGCTAAGGAATGTAGATGTATCAGCGTCTTCGAACTTCTGTAAACACTTAAATCTAATTCCTACAACTCTAACGGGTTCTAAAATAAATTCTGGAATAGACGATATATATAAAATAGATGAGATTATTTTGTCTCATGATCAAGATTTGATGAAGAGGATTTTCTCATTTTTTTCTTAA
- the trxB gene encoding thioredoxin-disulfide reductase — MSLLPKTASVRPGEKFDVIIVGLGPAAYGAALYTARYMMKTLVIGEIPGGQLTEAGIVDDYLGLIEIQASDMIKIFNKHIEKYSVPVILDSVEKIENNNNEFIVKTKRKGEFKADSVILAIGVKRRKLNVPGEQEFTGKGVSYCSVCDAPLFKNRIVAVVGGGDSALEGAEILSSYATKVYLIHRRDSFRAQPIYVETVKKKPNVEFILNSVIKEIRGDKIVKQIVVQNLKTGEIKELNVNGVFVEIGFDPPTDFARNNGIETDENGYIKVDEWMRTNIPGIFAAGDCTSMWLGFRQVITAVAQGSVAATAAYRYLMEKKGKK; from the coding sequence ATGAGTCTTTTACCGAAGACTGCAAGTGTTAGACCAGGAGAGAAGTTTGACGTAATAATTGTAGGTCTTGGTCCAGCAGCTTATGGTGCTGCCTTATATACTGCTAGATATATGATGAAAACGCTAGTAATAGGTGAGATACCTGGAGGACAATTAACCGAGGCTGGAATAGTTGACGACTACTTAGGTTTAATAGAAATACAAGCAAGTGATATGATTAAAATATTTAATAAACATATAGAAAAATATAGCGTTCCAGTTATTCTTGATTCCGTAGAGAAAATTGAAAATAACAATAATGAATTTATAGTCAAGACTAAAAGAAAGGGCGAATTTAAGGCAGATAGTGTAATATTAGCAATAGGTGTTAAAAGAAGAAAATTAAATGTCCCTGGAGAGCAAGAGTTCACTGGAAAAGGTGTATCATACTGTTCTGTCTGTGATGCGCCTTTGTTCAAAAATAGAATCGTTGCAGTGGTAGGTGGTGGGGATTCTGCATTAGAAGGAGCCGAGATATTGTCTAGTTATGCCACAAAAGTTTATCTAATACATAGAAGGGACTCATTTAGAGCTCAACCAATTTACGTGGAAACTGTAAAGAAGAAACCTAATGTAGAATTCATCTTGAACTCTGTTATAAAGGAGATTAGAGGAGATAAAATAGTTAAACAAATAGTTGTCCAAAACTTGAAAACTGGTGAGATAAAAGAGTTAAACGTAAACGGTGTATTCGTAGAAATAGGATTTGATCCTCCGACTGATTTCGCTAGAAATAATGGAATTGAAACTGATGAGAATGGCTATATAAAAGTTGATGAATGGATGAGAACTAATATCCCAGGAATTTTCGCAGCAGGAGATTGTACATCAATGTGGCTAGGATTTAGGCAAGTTATAACGGCAGTAGCTCAAGGTTCAGTAGCAGCTACTGCTGCTTATAGATATTTAATGGAGAAGAAGGGTAAGAAATGA
- a CDS encoding dihydropteroate synthase-like protein — MKVLLVTGTLAAPILAEVVKSIKDVEISIKVLNYPVASLMSTKFIAENLKNLGIQNNTDIDYILLPGLVYGDAKIVEQVTGIKTFKGTEEAWDLPKVIDALKKGIELSTIDPADKIINKIDDANEKIEKIEKEAEIAFEIGNVKIPVRPPPFRIFLELDHKENIEELDRVRNYIDVVVVGFPVGHNNLDEVRNKIREVVDKGYTVGIDAESPKELIEGVKAGAEIVFNLNETNINSLEEIRKDSAFVVAPFSVENKGEITVKMVNEAKKRGFEKLIADPVLSPPLRGLVNSLIEYKYVRDTLPDIPILMGVLNVTELLDADSIGINALLTSIAGEIGISNLLIMEKGKTRWSSWEIKQASKMISIALKENRLPKDLGIDLLVLKNKRRTRQNVKADIIVNERVEPEMDKAGFARIFVSDDGFGIEWLGKDKITIKGKDALSIGRTLIRKIKDISKEHILYIGYELAKAEIAYRLDKNYIQDQPLFKKIVDDNSST, encoded by the coding sequence GTGAAAGTATTACTAGTGACCGGAACTTTAGCTGCTCCAATATTAGCAGAGGTAGTAAAGAGTATAAAGGATGTAGAAATATCGATAAAAGTACTTAATTATCCAGTAGCGTCACTAATGAGTACAAAATTTATAGCAGAAAATCTGAAAAACTTAGGAATACAGAATAATACTGATATAGATTATATTCTCTTACCCGGTTTAGTATATGGTGACGCTAAAATAGTAGAACAAGTCACGGGTATTAAAACGTTTAAGGGCACTGAAGAAGCTTGGGATTTGCCTAAGGTTATAGATGCGCTAAAGAAGGGAATAGAGCTATCTACAATAGATCCAGCAGACAAAATAATAAATAAAATAGACGATGCAAATGAGAAAATAGAGAAGATCGAAAAAGAAGCCGAAATAGCATTTGAAATAGGAAATGTTAAAATTCCCGTGAGACCTCCACCTTTTAGAATTTTTCTAGAATTAGATCACAAGGAAAACATTGAAGAGTTAGACAGAGTTAGGAATTACATAGATGTTGTAGTCGTAGGTTTCCCAGTAGGTCATAATAATCTAGATGAAGTTAGAAATAAAATTAGAGAAGTTGTAGATAAAGGGTATACTGTAGGAATTGACGCCGAATCTCCTAAGGAACTAATAGAAGGTGTTAAAGCTGGTGCGGAAATCGTGTTTAACTTAAATGAAACTAACATCAATAGCCTAGAAGAAATTAGGAAAGATTCCGCGTTTGTAGTAGCACCATTTTCAGTAGAAAATAAGGGAGAAATTACGGTAAAAATGGTTAATGAGGCCAAAAAGAGGGGGTTTGAAAAATTAATTGCCGACCCAGTTCTTTCCCCTCCACTAAGGGGATTGGTTAATAGCTTAATCGAATATAAATACGTTAGAGATACCCTGCCAGATATTCCAATACTTATGGGTGTTCTTAATGTAACGGAATTGTTAGACGCAGATAGCATTGGTATTAACGCTCTTCTCACATCAATTGCAGGTGAGATAGGAATTTCTAATTTACTAATTATGGAAAAAGGTAAAACTAGGTGGAGTAGTTGGGAAATTAAACAAGCTAGTAAAATGATTAGCATTGCGTTAAAGGAAAATAGACTTCCAAAGGATTTAGGAATAGACTTACTAGTACTAAAAAATAAGAGGAGGACAAGGCAAAATGTTAAGGCTGATATAATTGTTAATGAGAGAGTCGAACCAGAGATGGATAAAGCAGGATTTGCGAGAATTTTCGTATCAGATGACGGATTCGGAATAGAATGGTTAGGAAAGGATAAAATTACTATTAAGGGTAAAGATGCCCTAAGTATAGGAAGAACTTTAATAAGAAAAATTAAGGATATTAGTAAAGAGCACATACTCTATATAGGCTATGAACTAGCAAAAGCTGAGATAGCATATAGGTTAGACAAGAATTATATTCAAGATCAACCCTTATTTAAAAAGATTGTAGATGATAATAGCAGTACCTAG
- a CDS encoding 6-pyruvoyl trahydropterin synthase family protein, with product MKVKVGVEGISIDSAHYTLSSYADSQIHGHTYIINVEVEGEVNEKSGFVIDFNLLKKIIKEIVQDWDHKLIIPKSDLDKSKLEGPFRVEYKVIDAPFPTAEYIGIEIAKDIYLRLNKKYRVIVKIYEGKDSYAVIEYP from the coding sequence ATGAAAGTTAAAGTAGGCGTTGAGGGTATTTCAATAGATTCAGCTCATTATACCTTGTCATCATATGCTGATAGTCAAATTCACGGACATACCTATATAATAAACGTGGAAGTTGAAGGAGAGGTTAATGAAAAATCTGGTTTTGTAATAGATTTCAATTTGCTTAAAAAAATAATAAAGGAAATTGTACAAGATTGGGATCATAAGCTTATAATACCCAAATCTGATTTAGATAAGTCAAAATTAGAGGGTCCTTTTAGAGTCGAGTACAAGGTTATAGATGCCCCTTTTCCTACAGCAGAATATATAGGTATTGAAATTGCTAAAGATATATATTTGAGGTTAAATAAAAAATATAGGGTTATAGTAAAGATTTATGAAGGTAAAGATTCATATGCGGTTATAGAGTATCCATAA
- a CDS encoding 6-hydroxymethylpterin diphosphokinase MptE-like protein, producing the protein MNFYSMIRSQFGFNERDDYISASILNYIVNDYNEEELRDLIKGRNVAIVGAGPELIKIDKIKEDVIIAADGATNYLVSIGLEPDVIVTDLDGIIVYPKNSIFVVLAHGDNINLLPKVKEMNKVIPTAQVLPFGRLKLYGGFTDGDRAVVLARYMGAKSIKLYAMDFESGIVGKFSKPYYNEDVPASMIKRKKLEIARMIIEKVLNHNV; encoded by the coding sequence ATAAATTTCTATAGTATGATTAGAAGTCAATTTGGCTTTAACGAGAGAGATGATTATATCTCAGCGTCAATCCTGAACTATATTGTAAATGATTACAACGAAGAAGAATTAAGAGATTTAATTAAAGGAAGAAATGTAGCAATAGTAGGTGCTGGCCCAGAACTAATAAAGATAGACAAAATAAAGGAAGACGTAATAATAGCTGCAGACGGTGCTACAAATTACTTAGTTAGTATAGGATTAGAACCAGATGTCATTGTTACTGATCTTGATGGAATAATTGTATATCCTAAAAATTCAATATTCGTAGTATTAGCGCACGGAGATAACATTAACTTATTACCTAAGGTGAAAGAAATGAACAAAGTAATTCCTACTGCTCAGGTTTTGCCATTTGGCCGTTTAAAATTATATGGTGGTTTTACTGACGGAGATAGGGCAGTAGTTCTCGCAAGATATATGGGAGCTAAGAGTATCAAATTATATGCTATGGATTTTGAGTCAGGTATTGTGGGAAAGTTTTCGAAACCCTACTATAATGAGGACGTACCTGCATCAATGATTAAAAGAAAAAAATTAGAAATAGCTCGAATGATAATTGAAAAAGTTTTAAATCATAATGTATAG
- a CDS encoding isopropylmalate synthase, whose product MDLTIEQKIQIARKLAELGVDIIEAGFPASSEGEFIATKRIFEEIGDQVEVIGLSRANKNDIDKTISTGISSIHLFIATSELHMKYKLKMTREEVLNRIYESVRYAKDHGMIVEFSPEDATRTEEDFLFTAIRTAIDAGADRINIPDTVGVMHPFKYYDLIKKIVTFVGDRIIVSVHCHNDFGLATANSLAGVYAGARQVHVTVNGIGERAGNASLEEVVMGIKKLLNYEVNVKTWKLYEVSRFVAEMTGIPVPYFKAIVGDNAFGHESGIHVHGVIENPFTYEPISPEEVGNFRRLALGKHSGIHGLRKLLEEQGIKLNENQLRVVLNEIKKLAESGHKVSVEDAKNIALKLLSQ is encoded by the coding sequence ATAGATTTAACTATTGAGCAGAAAATACAAATAGCGAGAAAATTAGCTGAACTAGGAGTAGATATAATAGAAGCAGGATTTCCAGCGTCCTCTGAAGGCGAATTCATAGCGACAAAAAGAATATTTGAAGAAATAGGTGATCAAGTAGAAGTTATAGGACTGTCTAGAGCAAATAAAAACGATATAGATAAGACAATAAGCACTGGAATTTCTAGTATACATCTATTTATAGCTACGTCAGAACTTCACATGAAGTATAAATTAAAAATGACTAGAGAAGAAGTCCTTAACAGAATATACGAAAGTGTAAGGTATGCTAAAGACCATGGAATGATAGTTGAATTTAGCCCAGAAGATGCTACAAGAACTGAAGAGGATTTCTTATTTACAGCTATTCGTACTGCCATAGATGCTGGAGCTGATAGGATTAATATACCAGATACAGTTGGCGTAATGCACCCATTTAAGTATTATGATCTTATTAAAAAGATAGTAACCTTTGTTGGAGATCGTATAATAGTAAGTGTACATTGCCATAACGATTTCGGCTTAGCTACTGCCAATTCTCTAGCAGGTGTTTACGCTGGGGCTAGGCAAGTACACGTAACAGTTAATGGAATAGGAGAAAGAGCGGGAAATGCATCGCTTGAAGAAGTTGTGATGGGAATAAAGAAATTATTAAACTATGAAGTAAACGTAAAGACGTGGAAACTTTATGAAGTAAGCAGATTTGTTGCAGAAATGACTGGAATTCCAGTTCCATATTTTAAGGCTATTGTAGGTGATAACGCTTTCGGTCATGAATCTGGCATACATGTTCATGGAGTTATAGAAAATCCATTTACATACGAGCCTATTTCGCCAGAGGAAGTTGGGAATTTTAGGAGACTTGCACTAGGTAAACATAGTGGTATTCATGGTCTAAGAAAGCTATTAGAAGAACAAGGAATAAAGCTAAATGAAAATCAGTTACGTGTAGTATTAAATGAGATTAAAAAATTGGCTGAGAGCGGACATAAAGTATCTGTAGAGGACGCTAAAAACATTGCACTTAAATTATTAAGCCAATAA
- a CDS encoding MBL fold metallo-hydrolase, whose product MLLKFFGHSCILIDNKILIDPHDGGSIGLPRPPINNVDLILITHDHYDHNAYQIFQYKDVKINFYGSFTYDNYTIKGIKTYHDKYNGKLRGENSVYIIEKDDKEIVHLGDIGHLPDEKLYEEISEPDVLLIPIGGVITINYKEAIEIINKVNPRIIVPIHYWIKGHYMPLDPPDDFISNIDYKIKYLDFKNNEINEEIENNTKVVYIIRV is encoded by the coding sequence ATGTTGCTAAAATTTTTTGGACATTCTTGTATATTAATAGATAATAAGATTTTAATTGATCCACATGATGGAGGAAGTATTGGCTTACCTAGGCCCCCTATAAACAATGTTGACTTAATTTTAATAACGCATGACCATTATGATCACAATGCATATCAAATATTCCAATACAAAGATGTTAAAATTAATTTTTACGGGTCTTTTACTTATGATAATTACACTATAAAAGGTATTAAGACTTATCATGATAAATATAATGGAAAATTAAGAGGAGAAAATAGTGTATATATAATAGAAAAGGATGATAAAGAAATAGTCCACTTAGGAGATATAGGCCATTTACCAGATGAAAAACTTTATGAAGAAATTTCTGAGCCTGATGTATTACTTATACCTATAGGAGGTGTGATAACTATAAACTATAAGGAAGCTATAGAAATAATTAACAAGGTAAATCCTAGAATAATTGTCCCTATACATTATTGGATAAAAGGACATTACATGCCATTAGATCCGCCAGATGATTTCATATCAAATATAGATTATAAAATAAAATACTTGGACTTCAAAAACAATGAAATAAATGAAGAAATAGAAAATAACACAAAAGTGGTATATATTATTAGAGTCTAA
- a CDS encoding ribbon-helix-helix protein, CopG family: protein MRVVTFKVEEDLLELLDRYAIKYGLNRSEAIRKAIEKMVRDELSKETVPVARVEKIRL, encoded by the coding sequence ATGAGAGTTGTAACATTTAAAGTAGAGGAAGATCTATTAGAACTATTAGACAGATATGCAATAAAATATGGTTTAAATAGATCAGAAGCTATACGAAAAGCTATAGAAAAAATGGTAAGAGATGAGTTATCAAAAGAGACCGTACCAGTAGCAAGAGTTGAGAAAATTAGACTCTAA